From Borrelia sp. A-FGy1:
ACAATAATTTTAAAAATTCTAAAATAGAACAGGAAAGTAATCTGATTAAATTAATCTTTTTTCCCTTTTATTAAGCTTATAATTAATATACTGATTAGTATATGCCTATTTTTAATATTCTGATATAGCATATCAGAAATTAATTTTTCTAGTAAAAATTCTTATATATTTAAGATTTTGTTTTTTAAATTACTTAGGCTTGAATATCAAAAATATTTTTTGATAAACATGTTAATATGTCAAACCTTTTAAGATCTTGTATTACTATATCAGGGGAAAGTGAGATACTTCTTGTAGCATCTGTTATCAAATAAGATTGAAATCCTAATTTATAAGCGTCAATAATTGTTTCCTTTACACAAAAATCTAATGCTAGCCCTGCTATAAATACTGTATTAATTGAATTTGATTTAAGATAATAAGAAAGACCTGTTGATTCTTTCTTGTCAAAATCATTGTAAAATCCACTGTAACTATCGTAATTTTTATTTTGTCCCTTTAAAAAAACAGCTTTTATTTTTTTAACATTTAAATCTTTTGGAAATTCTGCCCCCCATGTACCCTGAACACAATGTCTAGGCCACCCTTTATTATTAATACTATTAGTAAAGCTTATGTGATTTTCGCAATGCCAATCTTTTGTAGCAACAATATTATTAAAGCACGTTTGAATATTATTGATTAATGGAATAATTTGATTGCCACCAGGAACAGGAAGAGTACCCGATTCCAAGAAATCGTTTTGAATATCTACTAAAATTAGTGTTGCCTTTTGTAGAACAAGATTAGATAATTTATCTCTCATGAAGGAAATTATAAGTTAATTATATTAGGCAATCAATATTTATTTAAAAATTATTAATTGCTTGATAGTATTATTTCTACCTGTGAAAACAGGTATTAACATTTTTGAATTAGCAAGAAAAGATGTAAGCTTACTGCAATAAAGAAGTTGTTAAATAGATATTTTTAAATCACTATAGGAATTCTATTTCCAAATATTTTTATTTAAAAAGAGATTATTGCTATCATTTTAATAGATGACAATTCTATTCATAAATTATTCTTATAGGATCTATCAACTTTACATTAAAATATTTTTTTAGAGTTTAACAAAAATGAGAAAGAGATTGACTTTTTTTAAGTATTTTATTTTTAAAAATATAGTAGTTTCAATATAGATAGAAATTGAGTTGATTTATTATTATTTATGTTAATTTTGTAATATAAAGGATGCTATAGAGCATTGTTATGCAATTCTTATTGTGAATACTATAAATAATTTTATGTTTTTGTTAATGATAATATCCTTTGAAATAGATTTTCCTTTAGCCTTTATTATTTTTTGTTTTTATTCCTGGCCTGCAAATTTACGATATATCTTTTTTCTGAAGTTCTTTTAAAAGAACTGTTGTGGATAATGAGATTAAATTTACTGTAATTTTAAAAGCTACTCCGTTTGTGTTTCTATCTAATTGATTTAGATTATTTATTTTTAAAAAATTTATTTTTAGCAAATTTTAACTTGTTTTAGTTATTTATTTAGATCCTTTAATATATTTTTATATAGT
This genomic window contains:
- a CDS encoding isochorismatase family protein translates to MRDKLSNLVLQKATLILVDIQNDFLESGTLPVPGGNQIIPLINNIQTCFNNIVATKDWHCENHISFTNSINNKGWPRHCVQGTWGAEFPKDLNVKKIKAVFLKGQNKNYDSYSGFYNDFDKKESTGLSYYLKSNSINTVFIAGLALDFCVKETIIDAYKLGFQSYLITDATRSISLSPDIVIQDLKRFDILTCLSKNIFDIQA